From the genome of Aliarcobacter lanthieri:
ACCTATCATTTCTCCATTATGATTTGTTACCCCAACTCTTTTTATATTTTTTTTAACCAAAATAGTTAAAGCTTCAAATAAATAATCGTCATTTCGAATAGTTAGAAGTGGGAAAATAGCTATATCTTTTACAGGAATTGATAAATCTCTCCCTTTTAGTAGAACTTTTACCTTTAAAAGTGAGTCTGTGATGATACCATACTCTCCATCTTTTTTTTGAACTATGATAGTTGAAGTTTTAAATTGCATTGATTTATCAATTGCATCTATTAGTTTTGTATCTTCATCAACAATACAAGCTTCATGTATTAAAGTATCTTCAACTTTTGCAATCATAAAAGAGGATAGTTGAGAAGTGTACTCTTTATCTTTTAAAGTTTGAATCTTATTTACTAAATCTTTTAAGAAAAAATCTTTAAATTCTTGATTTTGTTCTATTAATTTTAAAAATGCTTTTTTATCAATTTCATAACAAATCAATTCTTCATTTACTTTAAAACTATTTTCACACTTACCATAAATAAGTGAATTTGAATCAAAAGTATCTTCACTTTGATAATCCATAACTATTACTTTATCATTATTATATTCAAATACTGACCCTTTGATTATTATAAAAAAATGTTCTGGAATTTTTTCTGGACTAATTAGAATTGTATCTTTTGGATAATAAGCAATATCCATGTGTTGTACACACATTGCCATTTGGCTTGGTGTTAAAACTTCAAATGGATGTATTTTTGATAAAAAACTCTCTTGATCTTGAATACTCATATTTACTCCTTGTGTATTGTTTCTTCAAGTCTAATAAACGAACAAACTAATCAACATCTTTGTGTATTTTTGAAGTTAGATTTGATATAGTTATTGTAACAATAAAATTTAAAATAGCACCTATAACTCCTATTCCTTCAACTCTTAAATTTATATGTTGTGAATTATTGAAATATAAAAAATAAATAGCATAAATTAATGTAAATATTAATGCAGTTAATATCCCAATAATGGCACCTTGAGTATTTGTTTTTTCATAAAATATTGCTAAAACTAAAGTAGGAAATAAAGTAGCTGTACATAATGTGAATGCTATAGCCACAGTTTGCAAAATTGTAAAATTTGGAATATGAAATAAAGTTGCTAAAACGATGATTACAACTATAAATAGTTTAGATAATAATACTTTATTTATACTATTTTTTTTAAAGCTTTGCTCAAATAACTCATAAGAAAGAGTTGTTTTTATAATTAAAATAAGTCCAGTTATAGTCGATAGTGTTGCTGCTAAAGCACCTGCTAAAAATAAAGCTATAACCCAATTTGGAAGGTTTGCTATTTCAGGATTTAAAAGAGCTAATGCATCTGGATTTATATTTAATTCTCCAAAATTATTTTCACCATTTTGTAAATCAATATTTCCATTTTTATTTGAATCATTAAATTTTACTAAACCAATATTTTCCCATATTTTCAACCATTTCCCACTATTTAGTGTATCATGAGTTGTTTTTACTTCATCATTTATGAATGCTTCGTATTCTATATTAGTTGTATTTTTTACAATATTCAAAGTCGAAATAGCAAAAATAGAAAATATTGAAGTATAAATAATAGATATAAATACTAATGCCCATAATGCTGATTTTCTAGCATCTTTTACTGAAGGATTTGAAAAAAACTTTATAACAATATGTGGTAAACAAGCAACTCCAAACATTAAAGATATAGCTATTAATATTGTATTTATTAAATCCAAATCTGATGATGGTTTAAATCCTAAATCATTTAATGTCCTATCAAAAGCTTGCATTAAATATAACTCTTCTCCGAAAGAAGTTTTTGAAAAAATTGCTAATTGAGGTAAAAATGTAGTTGTAAACTCTATAGTTAAAAATATAGCTGGTGTCATAAATGCGAATAGTATAATTATATATTGTGCAATTTGAGCATAAGCCATATTCCTCATACCACCAATAAAAGCATAAATTAAAGTTATTCCCATACCTATTAGTAAACCAGTTGTTAAGTCAAGTTGGAAAATTCTTGAGAATATTATTCCAACACCTTTTAATTGTGCTGAAATATATATAAATGATACTAAAACAACTATAAAAATAGATATTAGCTTAATATATTTTGAATAAAACCTTTTTTCTAAAAAATTTGGAATAGATAGGTTTTGTGTTTTTTGTAAATAAGGAATAATAATTATTGAAAGTATAACAATCCCACCAACTAAACCTATAATAAAGGCTATACTCCCATATCCATATGTTAAAAAAGCTCCGCTTAAAGATATAAAAGTAACAGCACTGATAAAATCTACTGCAATAGAAGCTCCACCAAAAATAGGGTTAAAAGAGTTTTTTACAATATAAAAATCTTTTGTAGAACTAGCCTTTGTCCATAAAGCTAAACCAAAATATATTGTAAATGATACTCCTACAAATAAGTAGATTAAAGATTGTAATTCCATTTATTGAATAATCTCATATTTCGTCTCAATCTGAGATATTTTTTTGTTATATATAAAAACTGTAAGAATTGATATGTAAATAGTTAATTGACTAGATATAAAATATCCTAGTTTTGTACCAAAGATTTCTAATTGATTGAAAAAATCAATAAAAATTATTCCAAAACCTAAAGAGAATATAAAAAATGGAATAATAAATTTTAAAATAAGTATAATATTATTTTTAAATAGATCTTGTCTTATTTCTTGATTATACATAACTCTCCTTATAAAATTAGGGAATTATAGTTGTGAATAGTAGCAAAAACATAGCAAAAAGCTAAGTTTTATATTATACTGAGTAGTATCTATCTATTTTATATCCAAGACCACGAATATTTTTTATAAAATCTTCTTTTAACGCTTTTTTAAGCCTTGAAATTTCAGCTCTAATTGTTGGATTATCAATATTTTCAGCATCCCAAACGTCAACTCTAAATCGTTCAAAATCTACAATCATATTTATATTTAAAGCTAAAATATGAATAATCTCTAATTGTTTTTTTGTAAGGTTTTGAGGTTCTCCATTAAAGTATAAAGTTTGTTTATCTTTTGAGTAAGAGTAATTTTCAGAAAATCTAATATGAGAAGTGTTATTTTGCTCTTTTTTTAATATTTGGTTTATTTTAATACCAAGTTCACCTAGATGAAAAGGTTTTTTTAAATATTCTCTAGCCCCTAATTCATATGCTTTTGTAATATCTTCAATATCTACTTGTGCAGATATAAATATTGTTGGAATATGTATTTTTCTTATATTTAATTCATTTAAAAGCTCAAATCCATCTAAAGTTGGAACATTAACATCTAAAATAAGTAAATCATAACCATTTGATATATTGTCCAAAGCAATTTGTCCATCTACAAAACTTTCTACCATATGACCTATATTTTTTAAATATTCATAAATAGTATTGTTTAACATTAATTCATCTTCAAGAAGCAGTATTTTCATTTATTTTAAACCTATAAGTAAATTTTGTCTCTTTTTTGTCTGATAAAATAGATATTGTAACAAAATTCTTGTCACAAATCTCTTTTACAATTTTTAAACCTAATCCAAATCCTCCACGTGAAGAGTTTTCTCTATAAAAGTCTTCAAAAATTTTATCTACATCTTCAATGCTTTTTGAATTAGTTGTTACACTAAACTCTATAACTTCATCATCTATATAGAAAAGTTTTACAAAAATTGGTGAAGAACTAAAAGAATATTTCACAGCATTAGATAGATTGTTATCTATTACTCTTTGAAGTTCAATAGCATTAAACTTGATATATACATCATCTTCAATATTTTTTATAAAATATAATGAGTTTGATTTTACAATTTCATCAAAAAACTCTAATCTTCCTTTTAGAATTTCAGAAAAGTTTAAATACTCTTTTTCATATATTACTCTATCTTTTTTTATTAAATATGATAAATCATCATAAATATATTGAATTATTTTTGAACCAGATTCAATATTTGTTATATAGTTATTTGGAGGAACTTTCATTTTAAGTAAGTCAATGTTTGTTCTTATGATTGTTAAAGGAGTATTTATTTCATGAACAGAATTTTTTATAAATTTTTTTTGTGAATCTACTAAATTTGAAAGTTCTTTTGTTTTCTCTTTAACTTTAAATTCTAAATTTTTATTTAAATCTTCAAGCATTGTAGTTTTAAGTTTAATATTTGTCATAGCATCATTTGCATAGTTTGCTATAACTTTAAATTCTCCAAAAATAATCCTATTTTGATTTATTGGATTACTATTTTGCTCAGATTCTTTAAAATATTTCCCTATCTCTTTTACATCATTTACAATTAAAATAGTTGCATTTTTATAAATAAATATTGAATATAAAATAAGTAAAATTGTTAATGATGTTATTTGTAGAGTATAGTTAGAAATTTTTTTATTATATTCTTCTTCTTTTTGTTTTATTAATCTATCAATTTCATCCAGATATACACCTTTCCCTACAATCCAATTCCATTTAGAATATGATTTTACAAATGAAAGTTTATTTCTTTCTTTATGAATTTCTGGTTTTGACCAAAAATAATCAACAAATCCACCATCAGCATTTTTTGAGGCTTCTATTAATTCTAAAAGAACTTTTTTACCATTAAAATCTTCAAAATTAGAAAAATTTTTACCTATATTTGATTTATCAGTAGTTGCATTATAGATTAAAGTTGCGTTTACATCATAAATAAATATATATTCATTTGGATTATTACTTATAGATATTTTTTCTAGAGCTTTTAAAATATCTTTTTTTATCTCATTGTCAGATTTTTTATATTTATTTTCTTCATAATAGTAATCCATAAATTCTAAAACATAATTTACATAATTTATTAATAAATCTTTTTGATTGTTTGTATAGTCCTCTTTTAAAGTATGAACTTTTTCTTGTAACTCATCATGAGCATTATTAATAATGATAAATGTAAAAAATGATATAAGAATAACTATAAAAAATATACTATATACAATTAAGTGATAAAGACTCTTTGCTTTTAACATTTGCAACCTTATGTAAATAAAGTGTAATGATAACTAGATTTTTATAATAAAGAGTTAAAATTTATTTAAGTGGCGCGGCCGACGAGACTCGAACTCGCGACCTCCTGCGTGACAGGCAGGCATTCTAACCAACTAAACTACGGCCGCACCTAAATAAACAATGGTGGTCGATATAAGACTCGAACTTATGACATCTACCTTGTAAGGGTAGCGCTCTACCAACTGAGCTAATCGACCAAAAGAAGGGGATTTAATGTTGTACAATTGACCTTGGTGACCCCTAGGGGATTCGAACCCCTGTGGCATGGATGAAAACCATGAATCCTAACCGTTAGATGAAGGGGCCAAGTTATACAACAATAAAAAGTGGTGACCCGTGATGGATTCGAACCATCGGCCTCCTCATTAAAAGTGAGATGCTCTACCGGCTGAGCTAACGAGTCAAAAGTAAAAAATATTTAAGTGGCGCGGCCGACGAGACTCGAACTCGCGACCTCCTGCGTGACAGGCAGGCATTCTAACCAACTAAACTACGGCCGCACCTAAATAAACAATGGTGGTCGATATAAGACTCGAACTTATGACATCTACCTTGTAAGGGTAGCGCTCTACCAACTGAGCTAATCGACCATTTAAAGTTACATATTTGACCTTGGTGACCCCTAGGGGATTCGAACCCCTGTGGCATGGATGAAAACCATGAATCCTAACCGTTAGATGAAGGGGCCAAGTATGTAACAATAAAAAAATGGTGACCCGTGATGGATTCGAACCATCGGCCTCCTCATTAAAAGTGAGATGCTCTACCGGCTGAGCTAACGAGTCATTATAAATATTTTTTAAGTGTTCTACTTAAAATGGACTGGAATTATAGTGCAATTTATTTTAATTGTCAAGAGTTTTTTTGATAAATTTTAAAATTTGTTTTAAAGCTGTTTTCGCAGCTTGCTCTTGTACTTCTTCTCTTGAACCTTTGAAGTTATAAATTTTTATTTTTTTTAAGCCTTTATTGTTGGAAATCCCAATAACTACCATACCTACAGGTTTATTTTTTGTTCCACCTGTTGGACCTGCTACTCCAGATATTGCAATAGCAAATGAGGCATCAAATTTCTTAATTGCACCATAAAGCATCTCTTCAACAACCTCAATACTGACTGCTCCGAAATTATTTAAAGTTTTAGATTTTACACCTAACTCTTTTTCTTTAATGTAATTTGAGTAGCTAATAATACTTCCATTAAAAATATCAGAAGAACCAGATATTTTTGTAATTAAACTAGCAACCAATCCTCCAGTACAAGATTCAGCAGCAGTAATTGTATTTTGTGATTTTCTTAAGAGTTGTTGTAGAAAAATCATATCTTTTTTTGAGAATATTTTTGCCATAAAAAGCCTTTAAAAAGGGCTTTAAGCCCTTTTAATATTATTGTTCTGTAAAGTCAGATAAGAATTGGTCTTGGTAAAAAGTTTTTCCTAAGTATTTACAAACTTCTTTTATATCTCTTTCTGCATTTCCTAGACAAGAAGTTGCCCCTGGAGATGGTGTCATATTAAAAATAATTCCATTCCCTGGATTTATAGAAGCCTCTCCAAGCATTAATTTTTTCTCCTCTTTATTTAGAACTTGTGGTCTTACTCCACCAAATCCTTTTGCATATTCAATATCTTCTACACTTAAAGAAGGAACAATTTTTTGAGCATCTTTTACAAATAATTTTTTATTTATACCAGGTACTTCAAATAAAAAGTTTTTAAATATATAGTTTCTAATATCACTATCTTTTAATAAATCCCAGAAAATTTTTACAATATTTCCATCAAAATTCATAGTTTTTAAACATTGGAAGAAAGATTTTCCACCTTTATATCTTTCTAATACTAATAGTGCGAGTGCTGTTGGTCCAAATCTTGTTTTACCTTCGCATAAAATATCTGGATCTCCATGAAGTGCAGCAAATGGTAGTTTATCATTTTGTACCATATAAACTTTTCCATTTAAATATGTACCATTAGTAATATAAAACGAACCAGCCATAGATAAAGAACCCATATGTTTTCCATATCCCATTTTATGAGCTAAATATAATGAGTGAGCTCCAGCATTTACAACAACAAAATCTGCTGTATAAACTGTACCATTTGTTGTTGTTACTTTAAATTTATCACCAATTTTTTCAACTTCATCAACTTCAGAATTAAAATATACATCAGTTATTTTTTCACTATTTGCATTTTGAGCAGCTTTTACAAGTTCTTTTGTCATAGCTCCAAAATCAACTGTTGTATATTGGTCACTTGTTCCCATAGCAACTATAGGTTCTGGTCTATCTTTAGTTCTTTCTTTATCTGCATACACTAAAAGAGGTTCTTTCTCTCTTAAAGCTTCTTTATCCCATAGTTCTAGATAAGGGAAAATTTCTTTAAATTGGTTATATCTATTTGTTATAAATTCTACTTCTTTTTCACCAACGCCTAACGCCATTTTTTGGTGTTTAAACATAATTTTATCTTGTAAATCATACATAAGATTGAATTTTTCAATCATTTTAGCTGTTCTTTTAGTTATTTTTGCTTTATCAAAAGTATAGTTTGTCTCAATATCCCCAACGTGAATAGTTTGAGAGTTACTTGTTCCTTTAGAGTTCAAAGTTGCAAGATTATCATACTTTTCTAATAAACAGATACTATTTACATCAGAATATTTTGCTAGCTCAAAGAATAAAGCTGCACCAGAAATTCCACCACCAACAACAATTACTTCATAGTGTTTTGCACTCATTTTTCCTATCCTATCTTTTTTTGTCAAAATTTTGAGATGATTCTATCATATAATATTTTTATTTTAGATAAATATTATTCCAAAATTTTTATATATTTGTAAACTAATTGTTAATTATTAAATATTATATTAAATATATTTAGATACAATCTATGATTTAATAAAGAAGAAATTTAGAATAAGTAAGGTGTTATATTATGGATTACAAAGATAGTTTATTGCTTCCAAAAACAGATTTTCCAATGAGAGGGAATCTTCCACAAAATGAGCCACTAAGATATGTTAAGTGGGATGAAAACAATGTTTATGAAAAAATGAAACATAATAGGGTAGGATGTGAGTCATTCACTCTTCATGATGGTCCTCCTTATGCAAATGGAAATATTCATATTGGACATGCATTAAATAAAATTTTAAAAGACATTATTAACAAATTTCATTACTTTGAAGGAAAATCTATAAGATATGTTCCAGGTTGGGACTGTCATGGGCTTCCAATCGAGCAAAAAGTTGAAGAAAAAATTGGAAGTGAAAAGAAAAAAGAGCTTCCAAAATCAAAACTTAGACAGTTATGTCGAGATCATGCTACAAAATTTGTGGATATACAAAAAGATGAGTTTAAAAAACTTGGAGTTATTGGAGATTGGGAAAATCCATACTTAACAATGGATTTTAAATTTGAGGCAAATATTTATAGAGAACTTTGTGCTATTGCAAAACAAGGATTACTAGTTCAAAGAAGCAAACCAGTTTACTGGTCTTGGGCGGCACAGACTGCTTTAGCTGAAGCAGAAGTTGAGTATGAAGATAAAACTTCACCATCTATTTATGTAGCATTTAAACATCAAAATATTGATGCTAGTTTGATTATTTGGACAACAACACCTTGGACACTTCCCGCTAATCAAGCAATTGCAATAAATCCAGAAGAAGAATATGTAAAAACAAGTGATAAATTTATAGTTGCAAAGAAATTATATCATTCTTTAATAGAACAAGAAGTAATTAAAGGTGAAATAGTTGAAACTATAAATATAAAAGAATTAGAAAATACAAAGGCTACAAATCCACTAAATGGCAGAAATTCTATAATTATTTTTGGAGATCATGTTGAAATGAGTGCAGGAAGTGGTGCAGTTCATACAGCCCCTGGACATGGGGAAGATGACTATAAAGTATCACTTAAATATGGTATTGAAGTAATTATGCCTGTTGATGCTTTTGGAAAATATGATGAAACTATTGTAAGAGAAAAATTATTTAAAGATACAGATAAATATTTAGGGCTTCATGTATTTAAAGCAAATGAATTGATTTTAGAAGAACTTGGAAGTGCTTTGTTAAAAAGAACTGATATAAGACACTCATATCCACATTGCTGGAGAACACATACTCCAATTATATTTAGAGCAACAAAACAATGGTTTATCTCAATAGATGATAAATATGGGAATAAAAACAAAACTTTAAGAGAAAATGCACTTGAAGTTATAAACAATATAAAATTTTACCCAGAATGGGGAAAAAATAGGTTAAAAGCAATGCTTGAGGGAAGACCTGACTGGTGTATATCAAGACAGAGAGATTGGGGAGTTCCAATAGCATTTTTTAGAAATAAAAAAACAGATGAAATTATATTTGATGAGAAAGTACTAAATTATACAGCTATGATTTTTGAGCAAAAAGGTTGTGATGCTTGGTATGATTTAGAAATTTCAGAACTTTTATATCCAGGAAGTGGATTAAATCCTGAAGATTTAGAAAAAACTTTGGATATTTTAGATGTTTGGTTTGATAGTGGAAGTACACAAAATGCAGTTTTAAGAAGTCGAAACTATGATGCTGGAACTTTTCCTGCTGATATGTATCTTGAAGGAAGTGACCAACATAGAGGTTGGTTTCAATCTTCACTTTTAACAACTTTAGCTTCAAGTGAAGTAGCACCTTATAAATCAATTTTAACTCATGGTTTTACTGTTGATGAAAAAGGTGAGAAAATGAGTAAATCTAAAGGAAATGTTGTTGCTCCTGATAAAGTTTTAAAAGAATATGGAAGTGAAATTTTAAGACTTTGGGTTGCAATGAGTGATTATCAAAGTGATTTAAAAATTTCTGATAATATCTTAAAGCAAAATGGTGAACTTTATAGAAAGATAAGAAATACAGCTAGATTTTTATTAGCAAATATAGATGGTTTAGAAAAAATTGTTGATATTTCAGAAATGGGAATTTTAGATAAGTGGATTTTAAATAAAGCTAAAAAAGTTTTTGATGAGATTGAAGTATCTTTTAATACATATGAGTTCTCAAAAGGTTTAAATAAATTAAATAATTTTTTAGTAGTAGATTTATCTGGAATATATCTTGATGTTTGTAAAGATAGATTATATTGTGATGATAAGAATGATATCCATAGAACTGCAAGTCAAAGTGCTATGGCGTTAATTGCTAAAAAACTTATCTCAACTATGGCTTGTATTTTAACTTACACTATGGATGAACTTTTAGAGTATGCACCAGCAATTATAAAAGAGGATTCTAAAGATATCTTTGATTTTAAAAAGTTTGAATTACCAGAAGTCGATTCAAATATAAATGAAGAATTCTTTTTAGAAGCAAAAGAGAAATTTTCAGAAATAAAAGATGCTTTAAGTAAAGAAAAAGTTATAAAATCTACTTTAGAATTAGAGATATCTACAAATTCTAAAGAGTTTATAGCTTTAGATGAAGTTGAAGCAAGTGATTGGTTCTTAGTTAGTAAATTATCTAACAAAGAAGTAACTGAAATTTTAGGAAGCTTTAAAATAGAAGATAGTGAGTTTAAAATTTTTAAAGCAACAGCGCATAAATGTCCTAGATGTTGGAAATTTACAGCAAGTGCTGAAGAAACTCTTTGCCAAAGATGTGAAGAAGTATTAAAATAGGAATAAGATGTTTCAAGAAGAAGTTACAGTAAACTTTATATTTCAAACAATAGCTGTTATTTTAGTTCTAACAGCTATTGGTATATATTTAGTAAATAAGAAGAAAAAAAAAGGAGATTAATATGTTTCCATTTACAGATGAAGATTTAAAAGAACCTGTAAAAAATATAGTTGAGAAAAAAATATCTCCAATGTTGGCATCTGATGGTGGAGCAATAGAATTATTAGCTATAAAAAATGCAAAAGTATATATTCAACTTAAAGGTGCTTGCGTTGGCTGTAATGCAAGTGGAAGTACCTTAAAATATGTTGTTGAAAAAGAGTTAAAAAGTGCAATACATCCAGATTTAAAAATAATAAATGTCCCAATAGGACAAGAAAATTATTTAGAGGATTAAAAAATGGTAAATGAGAGTAGATTATTAGATGATGCAAACTCTTTGTTTATTCAAAGAAGGTTTGACGAAGCTTTATTTTTGTACTCTTTATTAACTTCACATTTCCCAGAAAATAAAGAGTATAAACTTTATCCTATATTTTGTGATATAGCTTTAGAAGATGAAAATAAAGCTATTGCTTTATTTGATTATTTTTCAATTATGAAAGTCAATAATTTAGATGAAGCAATAAAATATGTAGAAGATATGATAAATGCTTATGATGGTGATATTGAGAAAATGATGAACTTATTAAAAGATTTTAATAATTCAGCAGTTGATTCACTTGAAGCAATAAAATATGAAGATTTTAAAAATTTAGTAGAAGAAAGAGGTTCATTTAAAATTGCTTTTGAAGATATTATGTTTTCAACAAAAGTTGCAATTGAAACAAAAGAAGATTTTTATGATTTTATTACAAAGCTTATAGATAATGGTTTTAGTAGTACGGCATATAATTATTTAGAAGGTTTTAATGAATATTTTACGTATGATAAAGAGATTTTAAAGCTATATGAAAAACTAGAAGAGAAGAAAAATGAAACTAATCATAAACGATAAACTTTTTACAGACAATACAGCAGAACTTGAAAAAGATTCTATTTTTGTGATATCAAAACAAAATACTCAATATAAAGATATTGCTATTAATGGTGGATTTAAAACTATTTTAGCAGAAGAATTAAAAAATTATATGGATATGAGTTCAATAAAAGTTATAGGAATAACAGGGACAAATGGGAAAACAACAACAGCTACAACTATATATAATATTTTATTGAGCTTGGGATATAAAGTAGCTTTACAAGGTACAAGAGGATTTTTTATCAATGAAATTCAAGTTGAAGAATACTCTTTGACAACACCAGTACAACTTGGAAATTTTGCAAATATTCAGAAAGCCATTCAAAATGATTGTGAATTTTTTATTATGGAAGTAAGTTCTCATGCAATAGAACAAAAAAGAGTTCAAGGACTAGATTTTGCTTTAAAAATACATACAAATATCACAAGGGACCATCTTGATTATCATAAAACTATAGAAGAGTATATAAGAATAAAAAATCTTTTTTTAAGTGATGAAAGCAAAAAACTTGTAAATATAGATGATAAAGTTGTAAAATATAATCCTATAAATGCATTTACATACTCTTTGGAAAACAGTTCTGATTATAAAGTTAATAAATATAAATTTGAAGATGGTATGAAAGTTGAGTTTTTAT
Proteins encoded in this window:
- a CDS encoding cache domain-containing protein; protein product: MLKAKSLYHLIVYSIFFIVILISFFTFIIINNAHDELQEKVHTLKEDYTNNQKDLLINYVNYVLEFMDYYYEENKYKKSDNEIKKDILKALEKISISNNPNEYIFIYDVNATLIYNATTDKSNIGKNFSNFEDFNGKKVLLELIEASKNADGGFVDYFWSKPEIHKERNKLSFVKSYSKWNWIVGKGVYLDEIDRLIKQKEEEYNKKISNYTLQITSLTILLILYSIFIYKNATILIVNDVKEIGKYFKESEQNSNPINQNRIIFGEFKVIANYANDAMTNIKLKTTMLEDLNKNLEFKVKEKTKELSNLVDSQKKFIKNSVHEINTPLTIIRTNIDLLKMKVPPNNYITNIESGSKIIQYIYDDLSYLIKKDRVIYEKEYLNFSEILKGRLEFFDEIVKSNSLYFIKNIEDDVYIKFNAIELQRVIDNNLSNAVKYSFSSSPIFVKLFYIDDEVIEFSVTTNSKSIEDVDKIFEDFYRENSSRGGFGLGLKIVKEICDKNFVTISILSDKKETKFTYRFKINENTAS
- a CDS encoding response regulator transcription factor, which encodes MKILLLEDELMLNNTIYEYLKNIGHMVESFVDGQIALDNISNGYDLLILDVNVPTLDGFELLNELNIRKIHIPTIFISAQVDIEDITKAYELGAREYLKKPFHLGELGIKINQILKKEQNNTSHIRFSENYSYSKDKQTLYFNGEPQNLTKKQLEIIHILALNINMIVDFERFRVDVWDAENIDNPTIRAEISRLKKALKEDFIKNIRGLGYKIDRYYSV
- a CDS encoding NifU family protein, whose translation is MFPFTDEDLKEPVKNIVEKKISPMLASDGGAIELLAIKNAKVYIQLKGACVGCNASGSTLKYVVEKELKSAIHPDLKIINVPIGQENYLED
- a CDS encoding DUF4212 domain-containing protein, yielding MYNQEIRQDLFKNNIILILKFIIPFFIFSLGFGIIFIDFFNQLEIFGTKLGYFISSQLTIYISILTVFIYNKKISQIETKYEIIQ
- a CDS encoding CinA family protein; translated protein: MAKIFSKKDMIFLQQLLRKSQNTITAAESCTGGLVASLITKISGSSDIFNGSIISYSNYIKEKELGVKSKTLNNFGAVSIEVVEEMLYGAIKKFDASFAIAISGVAGPTGGTKNKPVGMVVIGISNNKGLKKIKIYNFKGSREEVQEQAAKTALKQILKFIKKTLDN
- a CDS encoding FAD-dependent oxidoreductase, producing the protein MSAKHYEVIVVGGGISGAALFFELAKYSDVNSICLLEKYDNLATLNSKGTSNSQTIHVGDIETNYTFDKAKITKRTAKMIEKFNLMYDLQDKIMFKHQKMALGVGEKEVEFITNRYNQFKEIFPYLELWDKEALREKEPLLVYADKERTKDRPEPIVAMGTSDQYTTVDFGAMTKELVKAAQNANSEKITDVYFNSEVDEVEKIGDKFKVTTTNGTVYTADFVVVNAGAHSLYLAHKMGYGKHMGSLSMAGSFYITNGTYLNGKVYMVQNDKLPFAALHGDPDILCEGKTRFGPTALALLVLERYKGGKSFFQCLKTMNFDGNIVKIFWDLLKDSDIRNYIFKNFLFEVPGINKKLFVKDAQKIVPSLSVEDIEYAKGFGGVRPQVLNKEEKKLMLGEASINPGNGIIFNMTPSPGATSCLGNAERDIKEVCKYLGKTFYQDQFLSDFTEQ
- a CDS encoding VC_2705 family sodium/solute symporter, yielding MELQSLIYLFVGVSFTIYFGLALWTKASSTKDFYIVKNSFNPIFGGASIAVDFISAVTFISLSGAFLTYGYGSIAFIIGLVGGIVILSIIIIPYLQKTQNLSIPNFLEKRFYSKYIKLISIFIVVLVSFIYISAQLKGVGIIFSRIFQLDLTTGLLIGMGITLIYAFIGGMRNMAYAQIAQYIIILFAFMTPAIFLTIEFTTTFLPQLAIFSKTSFGEELYLMQAFDRTLNDLGFKPSSDLDLINTILIAISLMFGVACLPHIVIKFFSNPSVKDARKSALWALVFISIIYTSIFSIFAISTLNIVKNTTNIEYEAFINDEVKTTHDTLNSGKWLKIWENIGLVKFNDSNKNGNIDLQNGENNFGELNINPDALALLNPEIANLPNWVIALFLAGALAATLSTITGLILIIKTTLSYELFEQSFKKNSINKVLLSKLFIVVIIVLATLFHIPNFTILQTVAIAFTLCTATLFPTLVLAIFYEKTNTQGAIIGILTALIFTLIYAIYFLYFNNSQHINLRVEGIGVIGAILNFIVTITISNLTSKIHKDVD
- the ileS gene encoding isoleucine--tRNA ligase, with translation MDYKDSLLLPKTDFPMRGNLPQNEPLRYVKWDENNVYEKMKHNRVGCESFTLHDGPPYANGNIHIGHALNKILKDIINKFHYFEGKSIRYVPGWDCHGLPIEQKVEEKIGSEKKKELPKSKLRQLCRDHATKFVDIQKDEFKKLGVIGDWENPYLTMDFKFEANIYRELCAIAKQGLLVQRSKPVYWSWAAQTALAEAEVEYEDKTSPSIYVAFKHQNIDASLIIWTTTPWTLPANQAIAINPEEEYVKTSDKFIVAKKLYHSLIEQEVIKGEIVETINIKELENTKATNPLNGRNSIIIFGDHVEMSAGSGAVHTAPGHGEDDYKVSLKYGIEVIMPVDAFGKYDETIVREKLFKDTDKYLGLHVFKANELILEELGSALLKRTDIRHSYPHCWRTHTPIIFRATKQWFISIDDKYGNKNKTLRENALEVINNIKFYPEWGKNRLKAMLEGRPDWCISRQRDWGVPIAFFRNKKTDEIIFDEKVLNYTAMIFEQKGCDAWYDLEISELLYPGSGLNPEDLEKTLDILDVWFDSGSTQNAVLRSRNYDAGTFPADMYLEGSDQHRGWFQSSLLTTLASSEVAPYKSILTHGFTVDEKGEKMSKSKGNVVAPDKVLKEYGSEILRLWVAMSDYQSDLKISDNILKQNGELYRKIRNTARFLLANIDGLEKIVDISEMGILDKWILNKAKKVFDEIEVSFNTYEFSKGLNKLNNFLVVDLSGIYLDVCKDRLYCDDKNDIHRTASQSAMALIAKKLISTMACILTYTMDELLEYAPAIIKEDSKDIFDFKKFELPEVDSNINEEFFLEAKEKFSEIKDALSKEKVIKSTLELEISTNSKEFIALDEVEASDWFLVSKLSNKEVTEILGSFKIEDSEFKIFKATAHKCPRCWKFTASAEETLCQRCEEVLK